A single Vespa crabro chromosome 21, iyVesCrab1.2, whole genome shotgun sequence DNA region contains:
- the LOC124431431 gene encoding brain tumor protein-like, which translates to MASPTPSLESRANSLGSLASLSPLTVSGSSPPASDSAICDVDSCDLCLDAPKAGEACPRCRLGGAAGVRCTGCKSTESDAVARCFDCANFLCPNCVMAHQFMHCFEGHRVLNLGDSKLETVNNGGNSTTELPKNNLVINGGNSNEEKTLFCPRHKQELLKYFCRACTVLVCKECTITDHPGPLHDCAHVSEVGPQQMEAVARAVQECRAKAADVRAAVKAADHGAARLQVQYHKAQNEINDTFQFYRSMLEERKQELLKELESVFSTKQISLGVLTQKANEMADKIQQTCEFVERLIKYTTVTDVLMVKKLLDSKLQVLLSYTPDISNQSADLEFVSNYQAIQVGVRNTFGYVRSNSETGNAGPIGKQPPIARPTALSSNGSNGSNNSNGPGSAGTLGGLLLDRPYSNGLISSSSNCASSTSPSPFDTTSNNGAAGGGGGGGGGGGGGGGGGGGGGSNSVITKRFSSANSLGPFSTTISELNLNGMNANPYEKWSNGGSDAYPVVTSNDHFPMPTAVSVTPNAAPGESVLDLTSKLMSAAAIFPLKSQIKRQKMIYHCKFGEFGVMEGQFTEPSGVAVNAQNDIIVADTNNHRIQIFDKEGRFKFQFGECGKRDGQLLYPNRVAVVRTSGDIIVTERSPTHQIQIYNQYGQFVRKFGANILQHPRGVTVDSKGRIVVVECKVMRVIIFDQAGNVLQKFGCSKHLEFPNGVVVNDKQEIFISDNRAHCVKVFNYEGAYLRQIGGEGITNYPIGVGINAAGEILIADNHNNFNLTIFTQDGQLVSALESKVKHAQCFDVALMDDGSVVLASKDYRLYIYRYVQVPPIVM; encoded by the coding sequence ATGGCCTCGCCGACACCCTCGCTGGAATCGCGCGCGAATTCCCTCGGGTCCCTGGCCTCGCTGTCTCCGTTAACGGTGAGCGGCAGTTCCCCACCTGCTAGCGACTCGGCAATCTGCGACGTCGACAGTTGCGACCTCTGCCTGGACGCACCTAAAGCAGGGGAGGCCTGTCCCCGTTGCCGTCTTGGTGGTGCCGCCGGCGTACGTTGTACCGGGTGCAAGTCAACAGAATCAGACGCGGTAGCCCGTTGCTTCGATTGCGCCAATTTCCTTTGTCCAAATTGCGTTATGGCCCATCAGTTTATGCATTGTTTCGAAGGTCACCGAGTATTAAATCTCGGGGATTCGAAATTGGAGACTGTAAACAACGGAGGCAATTCAACAACGGAATTGCCTAAGAACAATCTCGTTATCAACGGTGGTAATAGTAATGAGGAAAAAACATTGTTCTGTCCGCGTCATAAGCAAGaactattgaaatatttttgccGCGCGTGTACTGTATTGGTATGTAAGGAATGTACTATAACCGATCATCCTGGTCCATTGCATGATTGCGCCCACGTATCAGAAGTTGGACCTCAACAAATGGAGGCAGTGGCTAGGGCGGTACAAGAGTGCCGGGCCAAAGCTGCTGACGTTAGGGCCGCTGTTAAAGCGGCCGATCACGGGGCCGCAAGATTACAAGTACAATACCACAAGGCACAGAACGAGATTAACGATACCTTCCAGTTTTACAGATCTATGTTGGAGGAACGTAAACAGGAACTATTGAAGGAATTAGAATCCGTATTCTCGACGAAACAGATATCCCTCGGTGTATTAACGCAAAAGGCCAACGAAATGGCCGATAAGATACAACAGACCTGCGAGTTCGTCGAACGTTTAATCAAATATACGACGGTCACGGACGTACTTATGGTTAAAAAGTTATTGGACTCTAAGCTACAAGTATTGCTGAGTTATACGCCTGATATATCGAATCAAAGCGCTGATTTAGAATTCGTCAGTAATTATCAGGCTATACAGGTTGGCGTTAGAAATACGTTCGGTTATGTACGTAGTAATAGCGAGACCGGTAACGCTGGACCGATTGGAAAGCAACCACCGATAGCACGTCCAACTGCATTGTCCAGTAACGGTAGTAACGGGAGTAACAACAGTAATGGGCCTGGTAGCGCTGGAACATTGGGAGGTTTGCTTTTAGATCGACCTTACAGCAATGGATTGATATCATCGAGTTCTAATTGCGCATCGTCGACCTCGCCGTCACCTTTCGACACCACCAGCAACAACGGAGCAGCAGGGGGCGGAGGTGGTGGCggcggtggtggcggtggcggagGCGGAGGCGGAGGTGGCGGCGGCAGCAACAGCGTCATTACGAAACGTTTCAGTTCGGCCAATAGCCTCGGACCTTTTTCGACAACGATAAGCGAGCTCAATTTAAATGGCATGAATGCCAATCCTTACGAGAAATGGAGCAACGGCGGTAGCGACGCCTATCCCGTGGTAACGAGCAACGATCATTTCCCAATGCCAACTGCGGTATCCGTGACGCCTAACGCCGCACCTGGCGAGTCCGTTCTCGACCTTACCTCGAAACTTATGTCGGCCGCTGCGATATTCCCTTTGAAGTCTCAGATAAAACGACAAAAAATGATCTATCACTGCAAGTTCGGTGAATTTGGTGTTATGGAGGGACAATTCACCGAACCATCCGGTGTAGCCGTTAACGCACAAAATGACATTATAGTTGCCGACACGAACAATCATCGTATACAGATATTCGACAAGGAGGGTAGATTCAAGTTTCAATTCGGTGAGTGCGGCAAACGGGATGGACAATTGTTGTATCCTAATAGGGTCGCTGTCGTACGTACATCCGGTGACATTATTGTTACCGAAAGATCACCGACCCATCAGATACAGATCTACAATCAGTATGGACAATTCGTAAGAAAATTTGGTGCTAACATATTGCAACATCCACGTGGCGTTACCGTTGACTCGAAGGGACGCATTGTCGTTGTCGAATGTAAAGTAATGCGCGTTATAATATTCGATCAGGCGGGCAACGTACTACAAAAGTTTGGCTGTTCGAAGCATCTTGAATTTCCAAATGGCGTTGTCGTTAATGACAAACAAGAGATCTTCATTAGCGACAATCGGGCCCATTGTGTCAAGGTATTCAATTACGAGGGCGCATATCTACGTCAGATCGGCGGCGAGGGTATTACGAATTACCCAATTGGGGTTGGAATAAATGCGGCCGGTGAAATATTGATTGCCGACAATCACAACAATTTCAACCTGACAATATTCACGCAGGACGGTCAACTTGTATCGGCATTGGAGAGCAAGGTCAAGCATGCTCAATGCTTCGACGTGGCACTTATGGACGACGGTTCGGTTGTATTGGCTAGCAAGGACTATCGTCTGTACATTTATCGTTACGTTCAAGTGCCGCCTATCGTTATGTAG